A genomic stretch from Bdellovibrionales bacterium CG10_big_fil_rev_8_21_14_0_10_45_34 includes:
- a CDS encoding DNA recombination protein RmuC, with protein sequence MLVNVLAIGAGVSALAFFWLWQKSRWKSQLLQSELERQKADYSAREVFFEQSLKQVQSQFQSISFEVLEKQTNSFLKLATERFDLKSQEASHVLEKKSKDFQTLVGPIRELLTKVEGDMARVETQRSQQFGEIHQFLKSSVEASELVRKEASQLASVLRRPEVRGSWGELQLRRVVELAGLSEHCDFEEQKTITDGERILRPDLVVHLPNRRMVVVDAKAPMDAFLESINAVTEADRKVSREKHARQLKARVTELSKKSYWEQFPQSPDFVVLFLPNEAMLYSAMEIDPALIETALESRVMIATPTQLVSLLKAVAYGWQQQEIAENAYKIVDSAKEFYQRLAPWLEHFSEVGKKLDSAVQSYNQSTSSLESRVLPSARRLKELGIKDAPDLKEAPAIETLARSPRTP encoded by the coding sequence ATGCTAGTAAATGTGCTTGCAATTGGAGCTGGAGTATCGGCGTTAGCATTCTTTTGGTTATGGCAAAAAAGCCGATGGAAATCGCAATTGTTGCAATCAGAGTTAGAGAGACAAAAAGCTGACTACTCGGCTAGAGAAGTTTTTTTTGAGCAAAGCCTCAAGCAAGTTCAAAGCCAGTTTCAGTCAATCTCGTTCGAGGTGCTCGAAAAACAAACCAATTCTTTTTTAAAGTTAGCGACAGAGCGATTTGATTTAAAGTCTCAAGAGGCTTCACATGTTTTAGAAAAGAAGTCGAAAGACTTTCAGACTCTTGTGGGGCCCATCCGCGAGCTTCTAACGAAGGTAGAAGGCGATATGGCGCGAGTAGAGACTCAGCGCTCTCAGCAGTTCGGCGAAATCCACCAATTTCTAAAAAGTTCTGTTGAGGCGAGTGAGCTTGTTCGAAAAGAGGCGTCACAACTTGCAAGCGTTCTTAGGCGGCCCGAAGTTCGAGGTAGCTGGGGCGAGCTTCAGCTGCGAAGGGTGGTAGAGCTGGCGGGGCTTAGCGAACATTGTGATTTCGAAGAGCAAAAAACTATTACCGATGGTGAGCGAATCCTTAGGCCGGATCTTGTGGTTCATCTTCCGAACCGGAGGATGGTGGTTGTAGACGCTAAAGCTCCGATGGATGCCTTTTTAGAGTCGATCAATGCCGTGACTGAGGCCGATCGAAAGGTTTCAAGAGAAAAGCATGCTCGGCAGCTGAAAGCACGCGTTACGGAACTTTCAAAAAAGTCCTATTGGGAGCAGTTCCCTCAGAGTCCCGACTTCGTTGTGCTCTTTTTGCCTAATGAGGCCATGCTCTATTCGGCCATGGAGATCGACCCCGCGCTTATAGAGACAGCGCTTGAGAGCCGGGTAATGATTGCTACGCCGACCCAGCTTGTTTCATTGCTTAAGGCCGTTGCGTATGGGTGGCAGCAGCAGGAAATCGCTGAGAACGCCTACAAAATTGTCGACTCTGCCAAAGAGTTCTATCAAAGGCTGGCTCCGTGGCTGGAGCATTTCTCTGAGGTGGGTAAGAAGCTTGATTCGGCCGTGCAGTCCTACAATCAGTCGACCAGCTCCCTGGAGTCGAGGGTTTTACCGTCGGCGAGGCGTTTAAAGGAGCTGGGTATAAAGGATGCGCCGGATTTAAAAGAGGCGCCAGCTATCGAAACCCTTGCGCGCTCGCCAAGAACGCCTTAG
- a CDS encoding glycosyltransferase family 2 protein: protein MKTKVSLVVITFNEADNIERCLRSAKWVDEIVVLDSGSRDNTCELSKKLGAKLYVEAFRGYRAQKQRAVELASNDWILSLDADEALSEGLSKEIQRMLEDGEPYADGFEAPRISHYLGKWIRHGGWYPDYQLRFFDRKNAEWAGGEVHERVTSKQVARFANPIEHWVFKDISHQVAMNNLYSSLGARDLARASRSASLFRMVTKPISKFVETYILKLGFLDGLAGFIISVSAGYSMFLKYAKLWEIKKVRQEQLPDTVMKERLGKGNVSKSDFENTNTDSTADATPNYS, encoded by the coding sequence ATGAAGACAAAAGTTTCACTGGTTGTAATCACTTTCAACGAAGCCGATAATATTGAGCGGTGCCTACGAAGTGCGAAGTGGGTCGATGAGATCGTTGTTTTAGATAGCGGAAGTCGCGACAACACTTGTGAGCTCAGCAAAAAGCTGGGCGCCAAGTTATATGTGGAGGCTTTTAGAGGGTATCGCGCCCAAAAGCAACGCGCCGTTGAGCTGGCAAGCAATGACTGGATACTGTCTCTCGATGCCGACGAAGCCCTTTCAGAGGGGCTAAGTAAAGAAATCCAAAGAATGCTCGAAGATGGCGAACCTTACGCTGACGGATTTGAGGCGCCGCGGATATCGCACTATTTGGGTAAGTGGATACGGCATGGTGGTTGGTATCCAGATTATCAACTTCGATTTTTCGATCGCAAAAACGCGGAGTGGGCAGGCGGTGAAGTGCACGAGAGGGTAACGAGTAAGCAAGTTGCACGTTTCGCAAACCCAATCGAACACTGGGTATTTAAAGATATCTCTCATCAGGTTGCTATGAACAATCTCTACTCTTCTCTTGGTGCGAGAGATTTGGCACGTGCGAGCAGAAGTGCTTCTTTGTTTCGAATGGTGACTAAGCCTATTTCGAAGTTCGTTGAAACTTATATATTGAAGCTCGGTTTTTTAGATGGGTTAGCGGGATTTATCATCTCTGTAAGTGCCGGCTATTCTATGTTTCTCAAGTACGCCAAGTTGTGGGAGATCAAAAAGGTTCGGCAAGAGCAGCTACCCGACACGGTGATGAAGGAAAGATTAGGTAAAGGTAACGTGAGCAAAAGCGATTTTGAGAATACCAACACCGATTCGACGGCGGACGCTACCCCAAATTACTCTTAA